One window of the Streptomyces asoensis genome contains the following:
- a CDS encoding DUF3000 domain-containing protein, with translation MDDANEGDPDGTRSAPPPFRAAVDQLRAARLRPQIEVEPTPAPKRLAPFAYALEATVVDGDQDLADGRLVLLHDPAGHDAWRGTFRLVTLVRAELEPEMAADPLLPEVCWSWLTGALQARGLTYGEPSGTVTRASSHYFGGLAERPATSQIEIRASWTPREGLGGIPEAGAHLASWCDLLAQVAGLPPAGPGDASVVTLPQRRGPQSR, from the coding sequence ATGGATGACGCGAACGAGGGGGACCCGGATGGGACCAGGTCGGCTCCACCGCCCTTCCGGGCGGCCGTCGACCAACTGAGGGCGGCCCGGCTGCGGCCGCAGATCGAGGTGGAGCCGACACCGGCCCCCAAACGGCTCGCCCCGTTCGCGTACGCGCTGGAGGCGACGGTCGTGGACGGCGACCAGGACCTGGCCGACGGCCGGCTGGTGCTGCTGCACGACCCGGCCGGGCACGACGCCTGGCGCGGAACGTTCCGGCTGGTGACCCTCGTCCGGGCCGAACTGGAGCCGGAGATGGCCGCGGACCCGCTGTTGCCGGAGGTGTGCTGGTCGTGGCTGACCGGCGCGCTCCAGGCGCGCGGGCTGACGTACGGCGAGCCGAGCGGGACCGTCACGCGCGCGAGTTCGCACTACTTCGGCGGGCTGGCGGAGCGCCCGGCGACCTCGCAGATCGAGATCAGGGCCTCCTGGACGCCGCGCGAGGGGCTGGGCGGGATCCCGGAGGCGGGGGCGCACCTGGCGTCCTGGTGCGATCTGCTGGCGCAGGTGGCCGGGCTGCCGCCGGCCGGTCCGGGGGACGCGTCGGTGGTGACGCTGCCGCAGCGCAGGGGGCCCCAGTCACGTTGA
- a CDS encoding carbohydrate ABC transporter permease: MAHAHTHTPAHRTEQTNSEAVKPVSKRVAPAPAPRRARTWRLLTPWLFLLAPLALLITFTYAPIANMVAYSFTDWDGVSPELHYTGAENYTEIFTREDLFQVFWVSGYYLVASVIQIVAALYFATILSFSIRFRNFFKGVLFFPSLVNGVAIGFVFLYFFQDGGTFDTVLGLFGYHTDHAWLGTPASANVSLAGVSIWRYLGMNFVLFLGAIQSIPGELYEAAELDGAGRWHQFRYIILPGIKPVLTLTVILSVSGSLSAFEIPYIMTGGATGTETFVIQTVKLAFQFNKTGLASAAAVVLLLIILLVTWVQRRLVPDDRVDLV, from the coding sequence ATGGCGCACGCGCACACGCACACCCCGGCGCACCGCACCGAACAGACGAACTCCGAGGCCGTGAAACCGGTTTCGAAACGCGTGGCTCCCGCGCCGGCCCCGCGCCGGGCGCGCACCTGGCGGCTGCTGACCCCCTGGCTGTTCCTGCTCGCCCCGCTCGCCCTGCTGATCACTTTCACCTACGCGCCGATCGCCAACATGGTCGCCTACAGCTTCACCGACTGGGACGGCGTGAGTCCCGAACTGCACTACACGGGCGCCGAGAACTACACGGAGATCTTCACCAGGGAGGACCTCTTCCAGGTCTTCTGGGTAAGCGGCTACTACCTGGTTGCCTCGGTGATCCAGATCGTCGCCGCGCTCTACTTCGCGACGATCCTGAGTTTCAGCATCCGTTTCCGGAACTTCTTCAAGGGCGTGCTCTTCTTCCCGTCCCTGGTGAACGGCGTGGCAATCGGTTTCGTCTTCCTCTACTTCTTCCAGGACGGCGGCACCTTCGACACGGTCCTCGGCCTCTTCGGCTACCACACCGACCACGCCTGGCTGGGCACCCCGGCCTCGGCGAACGTCTCGCTGGCCGGCGTCTCGATCTGGCGCTACCTCGGCATGAACTTCGTCCTGTTCCTCGGCGCGATCCAGTCCATCCCGGGGGAGCTGTACGAGGCGGCCGAACTGGACGGTGCCGGCCGCTGGCACCAGTTCCGCTACATCATCCTGCCCGGCATCAAGCCGGTGCTGACCCTGACGGTGATCCTCTCCGTCTCCGGTTCGCTCTCGGCCTTCGAGATCCCGTACATCATGACCGGCGGGGCGACCGGTACCGAGACCTTCGTGATCCAGACCGTGAAGCTGGCCTTCCAGTTCAACAAGACGGGGCTCGCCTCGGCGGCGGCGGTCGTGCTGCTGCTGATCATCCTGCTGGTGACCTGGGTGCAGCGACGTCTCGTCCCCGACGACAGGGTGGACCTCGTATGA
- a CDS encoding ribonuclease D — protein sequence MTDAQETAAASSLRTTGGAPPDDGGSADSGAPTPLLEPREGIPPVIADEAALAEVIAAFAAGTGPVAVDAERASGYRYGQRAYLVQLRREGAGTALIDPVGCPDLSALGEALSGVEWVLHAATQDLPCLREIGMVPTRLFDTELAGRLAGFPRVGLGAMVEGVLGFVLEKGHSAVDWSTRPLPEPWLRYAALDVELLVDLRDALEKELERQGKLDWARQEFDAIASAPPAEPRKDPWRRTSGMHKVRRRRQLGVVRELWQTRDRIAQRRDVSPGKVLSDAAIVEAALSLPVNVQALAALNGFGHRMGRRQLEQWQAAVDRAKALSEAQLPQPGQPVAGPPPPRAWADKDPVAAARLSAARTAVSALAEELNMPQENLIAPDAVRRVCWEPPAADEEAVAGALTSYGARPWQVEQVAPVLAAALAGQGA from the coding sequence GTGACCGACGCCCAAGAAACCGCAGCAGCCAGTTCACTGCGAACCACCGGAGGCGCCCCTCCGGACGACGGCGGATCAGCTGATTCCGGGGCGCCGACACCATTGCTCGAACCGCGCGAGGGCATCCCTCCCGTGATCGCGGACGAAGCGGCCCTCGCCGAGGTGATCGCCGCCTTCGCCGCCGGTACCGGCCCCGTCGCCGTGGACGCCGAGCGCGCCTCCGGCTACCGCTACGGACAGCGCGCCTATCTGGTGCAGCTGCGTCGCGAGGGCGCCGGCACCGCGCTGATCGACCCCGTGGGCTGCCCCGACCTCTCCGCGCTCGGCGAGGCCCTGTCCGGCGTGGAATGGGTGCTGCACGCGGCCACCCAGGACCTGCCGTGTCTGCGCGAGATAGGCATGGTGCCGACGCGGTTGTTCGACACCGAGCTGGCCGGACGGCTCGCCGGGTTCCCGCGGGTCGGCCTCGGCGCGATGGTCGAGGGAGTACTGGGCTTCGTCCTCGAGAAGGGCCACTCCGCGGTGGACTGGTCCACCCGGCCGCTGCCCGAGCCCTGGCTGCGGTACGCGGCTCTCGACGTCGAGCTCCTGGTCGACCTGCGCGACGCGCTGGAGAAGGAGCTGGAGCGGCAGGGCAAGCTGGACTGGGCCCGCCAGGAGTTCGACGCCATCGCGTCCGCCCCGCCGGCCGAGCCCCGCAAGGACCCGTGGCGCCGTACGTCCGGCATGCACAAGGTGCGCCGGCGGCGGCAGCTCGGTGTCGTGCGGGAGCTGTGGCAGACGCGGGACCGGATCGCGCAGCGGCGGGACGTGTCGCCGGGCAAGGTGCTGTCGGACGCGGCCATCGTGGAGGCGGCGCTGTCGCTCCCGGTGAACGTGCAGGCGCTGGCCGCGCTGAACGGGTTCGGGCACCGGATGGGCCGGCGGCAGCTGGAGCAGTGGCAGGCGGCGGTCGACCGGGCCAAGGCGCTGAGCGAGGCGCAGCTGCCGCAGCCCGGGCAGCCGGTGGCGGGCCCGCCGCCGCCGCGGGCCTGGGCAGACAAGGACCCCGTGGCGGCGGCGCGGCTGTCCGCGGCGCGGACCGCTGTCTCCGCGCTGGCCGAGGAGCTGAACATGCCGCAGGAGAACCTGATCGCTCCGGACGCGGTGCGGCGGGTCTGCTGGGAGCCTCCGGCCGCCGACGAGGAAGCGGTTGCCGGTGCGCTCACGTCGTACGGGGCGCGGCCGTGGCAGGTGGAGCAGGTCGCTCCGGTGCTCGCTGCGGCGCTGGCCGGCCAGGGTGCCTGA
- a CDS encoding carbohydrate ABC transporter permease, translated as MTRRAVARALVYLSLIAATLVVLLPLGVVLLTSLKTENETANGSGALTLPHDLLNFHNYVTAFRDGGMLTAFGNTAFILVVSVGGTVLIGSMTAYAIDRFTFRFRKLVIALFLVAALVPGVTTQVATFQIVHSLGMFDTRWAPIALYMGTDIVSIYIFLQFVRSIPISLDEAARLDGANAFTIYRKIIFPLLKPAIATVVIVKGIAVYNDFYIPFLYMPSQDLGVISTSLFRFKGPYAAHWETISAGAVLVILPTLIVFLALQKYIYNGFMRGATR; from the coding sequence ATGACACGCCGTGCCGTGGCCCGTGCCCTCGTGTACCTGTCGCTGATCGCCGCGACGCTGGTCGTCCTGCTCCCGCTGGGCGTCGTACTGCTGACCTCGCTGAAGACCGAGAACGAGACGGCGAACGGCAGCGGAGCGCTCACCCTGCCGCACGACCTGCTCAACTTCCACAACTACGTGACGGCGTTCCGGGACGGCGGAATGCTCACGGCGTTCGGCAACACCGCCTTCATCCTCGTCGTCTCGGTCGGCGGAACCGTTCTCATCGGGTCGATGACGGCGTACGCGATCGACCGGTTCACCTTCCGTTTCCGGAAACTGGTGATCGCCCTGTTTCTGGTCGCCGCGCTGGTCCCCGGGGTGACCACCCAGGTGGCCACCTTCCAGATCGTCCACAGCCTCGGCATGTTCGACACCCGCTGGGCCCCGATCGCCCTCTACATGGGTACGGACATCGTCTCGATCTACATTTTCCTACAGTTCGTGCGCTCGATCCCGATCTCCCTCGACGAGGCCGCCCGCCTCGACGGCGCCAACGCCTTCACGATCTACCGGAAGATCATCTTTCCGTTGCTGAAACCGGCGATCGCGACGGTCGTGATCGTGAAGGGGATCGCCGTCTACAACGACTTCTACATCCCCTTCCTCTACATGCCCTCACAAGATCTTGGCGTGATCTCGACGTCCCTGTTCCGCTTCAAGGGCCCCTACGCAGCCCACTGGGAAACGATCTCGGCAGGAGCGGTGCTGGTCATCCTGCCGACACTGATCGTCTTCCTCGCCCTCCAGAAATACATCTACAACGGTTTCATGAGAGGAGCGACGAGGTAA
- a CDS encoding glycoside hydrolase family 2 protein gives MLEASPLDDGWQLRHEGKAFPAVVPGCVHTDLLAAGVIPDPFVGLGEKEVAWVGRREWTYERELPAVPSGHEQTDLVFDGLDTVAEITLNGQLLGGVRNMHRSYRFDVTGLEGRLAVRFVSAYAEAEAVRGKVGDRPAAYSEPYQYLRKMACSFGWDWGPTLVTAGIWRPVRVERWSTARLARVRPLVNVEEGVGVVELRVEVERTRVEAGLTLEARVAGRSARAEMTGTSGVVRVEVPDAELWWPRGYGGQPLYEVELTLHHGSSPLDVWRRRVGFRSVGLDTSPDAHGTGFTLVVNGERLFARGVNWIPDDVFPSRVSGERYRKRLRQAADAGVDLIRVWGGGIYESEDFYDACDELGLLVWQDFPFACAAYPEDQPLRGEVEAEARENVVRLMPHPSLVLWNGNNENLWGFRDWGWEERLGGDSWGEGYYLGVLPRVVAELDPTRPYTAGSPWSGSWAHHPNDPAHGTHHSWEVWNRQDYAEYRCEVPRFVAEFGWQAPPAHATLRRALPGEELAADSPGMLHHQKAEDGNGKLERGLTRHFAVPEGDFDRWHYLTQVNQARAVATGIEHWRSHWPVCAGTIVWQLNDCWPVTSWAAIDGDGREKPLYHELRRLYADRLLTFQMRDSGLVLAAVNQSGQPWAGTLSLRRMSVEGEVFGAASVELAVGARVVDEVRVPAELEPAGAKEFLVADVWGSPRSGDAESGEGLRAVRFPVPDRDIPYPRPQFEVTVAPGSVTVTAHTLVRDLLLQADRLAPGARADRGLVTLLPGERVTIGVEGWETPDAAAARAALYCQESAR, from the coding sequence ATGCTGGAGGCCTCACCGCTCGACGACGGATGGCAGCTGCGGCACGAGGGAAAGGCGTTCCCGGCCGTGGTGCCGGGCTGTGTGCACACCGATCTGCTCGCCGCCGGGGTGATCCCGGACCCGTTCGTCGGTCTGGGTGAGAAGGAGGTCGCGTGGGTGGGGCGGCGCGAGTGGACGTACGAGAGGGAGCTGCCGGCCGTGCCGTCCGGGCACGAGCAGACCGACCTGGTCTTCGACGGACTCGACACGGTCGCGGAGATCACCCTGAACGGTCAACTCCTCGGTGGGGTGCGGAACATGCACCGCTCGTACCGCTTCGACGTGACGGGGCTCGAGGGGCGGCTGGCCGTCCGGTTCGTCTCGGCCTACGCCGAGGCGGAGGCCGTGCGCGGCAAGGTCGGTGACCGCCCGGCCGCCTACTCCGAGCCGTACCAGTACCTCCGCAAGATGGCGTGCTCGTTCGGCTGGGACTGGGGGCCCACCCTGGTGACGGCGGGGATCTGGCGGCCGGTGCGGGTGGAGCGCTGGTCGACGGCGCGGCTCGCCCGGGTGCGTCCGCTGGTGAACGTCGAAGAGGGGGTCGGGGTCGTAGAGCTGCGGGTGGAGGTGGAGCGGACCCGGGTGGAGGCCGGGCTCACGCTGGAGGCCCGGGTGGCGGGACGGTCGGCGCGGGCCGAGATGACGGGCACCAGCGGTGTCGTGCGCGTCGAGGTGCCGGACGCGGAGCTGTGGTGGCCGCGTGGATACGGCGGGCAGCCGCTGTACGAGGTCGAGTTGACGTTGCATCACGGGAGCTCGCCGCTCGATGTCTGGCGGCGGCGCGTCGGGTTCCGCAGCGTCGGACTGGACACCTCCCCGGACGCCCACGGAACCGGTTTCACCCTCGTCGTCAACGGGGAGCGGCTCTTCGCCAGGGGCGTGAACTGGATCCCGGACGACGTGTTTCCGTCCCGGGTGTCCGGAGAGCGTTACCGGAAGCGGTTGCGACAGGCGGCCGACGCCGGCGTCGATCTGATCCGGGTCTGGGGCGGCGGTATCTACGAGAGCGAGGACTTCTACGACGCCTGCGACGAACTGGGCCTGCTGGTGTGGCAGGACTTCCCGTTCGCGTGCGCGGCCTACCCCGAGGACCAGCCGTTGCGGGGCGAGGTGGAGGCGGAGGCCCGCGAGAACGTCGTCCGGCTGATGCCGCATCCGTCGCTCGTGTTGTGGAACGGCAACAACGAGAACTTGTGGGGGTTCAGGGACTGGGGGTGGGAGGAGCGGCTCGGCGGGGACTCCTGGGGCGAGGGGTACTACCTGGGCGTGCTTCCCCGGGTCGTGGCCGAGTTGGATCCGACGCGGCCGTACACGGCGGGAAGCCCCTGGTCGGGATCGTGGGCGCACCATCCCAATGACCCGGCGCACGGGACGCACCACTCGTGGGAGGTGTGGAACCGGCAGGACTACGCCGAGTACCGGTGCGAAGTACCGCGATTCGTGGCCGAGTTCGGCTGGCAGGCGCCGCCCGCCCACGCGACTCTGCGGCGGGCGCTGCCGGGCGAGGAGCTCGCGGCGGACTCCCCCGGCATGCTGCACCACCAGAAGGCCGAGGACGGCAACGGCAAACTGGAGCGCGGTCTCACCCGCCACTTCGCCGTGCCGGAGGGGGATTTCGACCGTTGGCACTACCTCACGCAGGTCAACCAGGCACGGGCGGTGGCGACCGGGATCGAGCACTGGCGGTCGCACTGGCCGGTGTGCGCGGGCACGATCGTCTGGCAGCTCAACGACTGCTGGCCGGTGACGTCCTGGGCGGCGATCGACGGGGACGGGCGGGAGAAACCGCTGTACCACGAGTTGCGGCGGCTCTATGCGGACCGGTTGCTCACCTTTCAAATGCGGGACAGCGGGCTGGTGTTGGCCGCCGTGAACCAGTCGGGTCAGCCGTGGGCGGGGACGCTGTCGTTGCGGCGGATGTCCGTGGAGGGCGAGGTGTTCGGCGCGGCGAGCGTGGAACTGGCGGTCGGCGCCCGGGTGGTGGACGAGGTGCGGGTGCCGGCCGAGCTGGAGCCGGCCGGGGCGAAGGAGTTCCTGGTGGCCGACGTCTGGGGGTCCCCCCGCTCGGGCGATGCCGAGAGCGGGGAAGGGCTGCGGGCGGTGCGTTTCCCGGTGCCCGACCGTGACATCCCGTACCCGCGGCCGCAGTTCGAGGTGACCGTGGCACCGGGGAGCGTCACGGTCACGGCCCACACCCTCGTACGGGATCTGCTGCTCCAGGCCGACCGGCTGGCGCCGGGGGCTCGGGCCGATCGGGGGCTCGTGACCCTGCTGCCCGGGGAACGGGTGACCATCGGGGTCGAGGGCTGGGAGACTCCGGATGCCGCCGCCGCCCGGGCCGCGCTGTACTGCCAGGAGTCCGCTCGATGA
- a CDS encoding helix-turn-helix transcriptional regulator gives MSVLLEQPASLVAYRPNKPTAMVVVADPRVRSTVTRHLWALGVRDVIEASSIAEARPRIGNPRDICVADVHLPDGSGLTLLSETRAAGWPNGLALSAADDIGAVRNALAGGVKGYVVTGTRTNLGLPSRPGAAPMGSAARLHRRPPGAPSHPGGYRELSGREVEVLRLVAEGQSNKAIGVSMGLSALTVKSHLARIARKLGTGDRAGMVAVALRTGIIH, from the coding sequence GTGTCCGTTCTCCTCGAGCAGCCCGCAAGCCTGGTCGCCTACCGCCCGAACAAGCCCACCGCCATGGTGGTCGTGGCCGACCCGCGCGTCCGCTCCACCGTCACCCGCCATCTGTGGGCGCTCGGTGTGCGCGACGTCATCGAGGCCTCGTCCATCGCGGAGGCTCGTCCCCGCATCGGCAACCCCCGCGACATCTGCGTCGCCGACGTCCACCTGCCCGACGGCTCCGGCCTCACCCTTCTGTCCGAGACCCGTGCCGCGGGCTGGCCCAACGGCCTCGCCCTCTCCGCCGCCGACGACATCGGCGCCGTGCGCAACGCCCTCGCGGGCGGCGTCAAGGGCTACGTCGTCACCGGCACCCGCACCAACCTCGGCCTCCCCAGCCGACCCGGTGCCGCCCCCATGGGCTCCGCCGCCCGTCTGCACCGCCGCCCCCCGGGTGCCCCGAGTCACCCGGGCGGCTACCGCGAGCTCTCCGGCCGCGAGGTCGAGGTGCTGCGACTGGTCGCGGAAGGCCAGTCCAACAAGGCGATCGGCGTCTCGATGGGCCTGTCCGCGCTGACCGTCAAGAGCCACCTCGCCCGTATCGCCCGCAAGCTCGGCACGGGCGACCGCGCCGGCATGGTCGCGGTGGCCCTGCGGACCGGCATCATCCACTGA
- a CDS encoding ABC transporter substrate-binding protein: MNRRTVTILATVAGAALLLPGCTGTGGSTKGADAKAPDDPAEVSGTITVLTVRTDLVQDGTMKKYAAEFNKTYPKVKVEFQALTNYEAEIKIRMNTDDYGDVLLIPAVIKKDDYPKFFASLGTAAERGKKYRFTDFTTVDGKVYGQSPVGVMPGFVYNKRVWKEAGVTEWPTTPAEFLADLEAIKTKTDAIPYYTNFAAQWPLTSWTYVDGSVHCDPQATTKLAEDDPWAENSDLRVGDTLLYDIVKQGLAEKDPTTSNWEESKPRTAKGEIATQWLGTWAIIQFQDAAKKAGVNPDDIGFMPFPAQTDGTFCATVGPDYNQAVNVHSPHKEAARAWIDWFTDKSGYDQDNLAISPLKDAAMPEVLKPYEQAGVKLIELDDAAGAKVKLIDDESEVGIYKPEYRQDLVDLARGAKKGSLDDFLGGLGKKWTETQANVSD; this comes from the coding sequence ATGAACCGCCGTACAGTCACGATCCTCGCCACGGTCGCGGGAGCCGCCCTGCTGCTCCCGGGCTGCACCGGCACCGGAGGCAGCACGAAGGGCGCGGACGCCAAGGCGCCCGACGACCCCGCCGAGGTCAGCGGAACCATCACGGTCCTCACCGTGCGCACCGACCTCGTGCAGGACGGCACGATGAAGAAGTACGCCGCCGAGTTCAACAAGACCTATCCCAAGGTCAAGGTGGAGTTCCAGGCCCTCACCAACTACGAGGCCGAGATCAAGATCCGGATGAACACGGACGACTACGGCGATGTCCTGCTGATCCCCGCGGTGATCAAGAAGGACGACTACCCGAAGTTCTTCGCCTCCCTCGGCACCGCCGCCGAACGCGGCAAGAAGTACCGCTTCACCGACTTCACCACCGTCGACGGCAAGGTCTACGGCCAGAGCCCGGTCGGTGTGATGCCCGGCTTCGTCTACAACAAGCGGGTCTGGAAGGAGGCGGGAGTCACCGAATGGCCCACCACCCCCGCCGAGTTCCTCGCCGACCTGGAGGCGATCAAGACGAAGACCGACGCGATCCCCTACTACACCAACTTCGCCGCACAGTGGCCCCTGACCTCGTGGACGTACGTCGACGGCTCCGTCCACTGCGACCCCCAGGCGACCACGAAGCTCGCCGAGGACGACCCCTGGGCCGAGAACTCCGACCTGCGCGTCGGGGACACGCTGCTGTACGACATCGTCAAGCAGGGCCTCGCCGAGAAGGACCCGACGACCAGCAACTGGGAAGAGTCCAAACCCCGGACGGCCAAGGGCGAGATCGCCACCCAGTGGCTAGGCACCTGGGCGATCATCCAGTTCCAGGACGCCGCGAAGAAGGCCGGCGTGAACCCGGACGACATCGGTTTCATGCCGTTTCCCGCCCAGACGGACGGCACCTTCTGCGCGACCGTCGGCCCCGACTACAACCAGGCCGTGAACGTCCACTCCCCGCACAAGGAGGCGGCCCGCGCCTGGATCGACTGGTTCACCGACAAGTCCGGTTACGACCAGGACAACCTGGCGATCTCCCCGCTCAAGGATGCGGCCATGCCCGAGGTGCTGAAGCCGTACGAGCAGGCGGGCGTCAAGCTCATCGAACTGGACGACGCGGCGGGCGCGAAGGTCAAGCTGATCGACGACGAGTCCGAGGTGGGCATCTACAAGCCCGAGTACCGCCAGGATCTGGTCGACCTCGCGCGCGGCGCCAAGAAGGGCAGCCTGGACGACTTCCTCGGCGGACTCGGCAAGAAGTGGACCGAGACGCAAGCGAACGTGAGCGACTGA
- a CDS encoding LacI family DNA-binding transcriptional regulator: MTASPSSRVTIKDVAARAGVSKGAVSLAFNRKPGLSEATRDRIFAAARELGWEPNLTARSLSSSRVDVVGLAICRPARMLGLEPFYMEFVSGVESVLTEHSCSLLLRLVRTVEEEAGLLESWWRGRQIGGSILVDFRADDPRVAAAERLAMPVVAVGHPTLTGSLTSVWTDDATAVTEAVRYLAALGHRRIARVGGAAALGHTVMRTAAFDAAARTLGLAGAWQVATDYSGEAGARATRSMLTAAPADRPTAIVYDNDIMAVAGLAVAAEMGLGVPGDVSLLAWDDSQLCRLTHPTLSAMSHDVHGFGAEAARTLFGVITGSGPGSHPVPTPVLTPRGSTAPPRG; the protein is encoded by the coding sequence ATGACAGCCTCCCCGTCGTCCCGCGTCACCATAAAGGACGTGGCGGCGCGCGCCGGAGTGTCCAAGGGTGCCGTGTCGCTCGCCTTCAACCGCAAGCCGGGACTGTCGGAGGCGACCCGGGACCGGATCTTCGCGGCGGCGCGGGAGTTGGGCTGGGAACCGAACCTCACGGCACGCTCCCTGTCGAGTTCGCGCGTGGACGTGGTGGGGCTCGCGATCTGCCGGCCGGCGCGGATGCTGGGCCTGGAACCGTTCTACATGGAGTTCGTCTCCGGGGTGGAGAGCGTGCTGACCGAGCACTCCTGTTCGCTGCTGCTCAGGCTGGTGCGCACCGTCGAGGAAGAGGCGGGGCTCCTGGAGTCGTGGTGGCGGGGGCGGCAGATCGGCGGCTCGATCCTGGTCGACTTCCGGGCCGACGATCCCCGGGTGGCGGCGGCCGAGCGGCTCGCGATGCCCGTGGTCGCGGTGGGGCACCCCACGCTGACCGGGAGCCTGACGTCCGTGTGGACCGACGACGCGACGGCGGTGACGGAGGCGGTGCGCTATCTCGCGGCGCTCGGGCACCGGCGGATCGCGCGGGTGGGAGGCGCGGCCGCGCTCGGGCACACGGTGATGCGGACCGCCGCCTTCGACGCGGCGGCGCGGACTCTGGGGCTGGCCGGGGCGTGGCAGGTCGCCACGGACTACTCCGGGGAGGCGGGGGCACGGGCGACCCGGTCGATGCTGACCGCCGCTCCGGCGGACCGGCCGACGGCAATCGTTTACGACAACGACATCATGGCGGTGGCCGGGCTGGCCGTGGCGGCCGAGATGGGGCTCGGTGTGCCGGGCGACGTCTCCCTCCTCGCCTGGGACGACTCCCAGCTGTGCCGGCTGACTCATCCGACGCTCTCCGCGATGAGCCATGACGTGCACGGTTTCGGCGCTGAGGCGGCGCGGACGCTGTTCGGCGTGATCACCGGGTCGGGTCCCGGATCGCATCCGGTACCGACGCCCGTCCTGACACCGCGGGGCTCGACGGCGCCGCCGCGGGGCTGA
- the hemE gene encoding uroporphyrinogen decarboxylase, whose product MSANESPAGRQPTATYDSAFLKACRREPVPHTPVWFMRQAGRSLPEYRKVREGVPMLESCMRPELVTEITLQPVRRHDVDAAIYFSDIVVPLKAIGIDLDIKPGVGPVVERPIRTRADLAQLRDLTPEDVSYVTEAIGLLTAELGATPLIGFAGAPFTLASYLVEGGPSRTYENAKAMMYGDPELWADLLDRLAEITSAFLKVQIEAGASAVQLFDSWAGALAPTDYRRSVLPASAKVFRAVEGYGVPRIHFGVGTGELLRLMGEAGADVVGVDWRVPLDEAARRVGPGKALQGNLDPTVLFAGTEAVEAKTREVLDTAAGLEGHVFNLGHGVMPSTDPDALTRLVEYVHTQTAR is encoded by the coding sequence GTGAGTGCGAACGAGAGCCCGGCGGGCCGGCAGCCGACAGCGACCTACGACAGTGCCTTCCTGAAGGCGTGCAGGCGTGAACCGGTGCCGCACACGCCCGTGTGGTTCATGCGGCAGGCCGGGCGCTCACTGCCGGAGTACCGCAAGGTCCGCGAGGGCGTTCCGATGCTCGAGTCCTGCATGCGGCCCGAGCTGGTCACCGAGATCACCCTCCAGCCGGTCCGCCGGCACGACGTCGACGCGGCGATCTACTTCAGCGACATCGTCGTCCCGCTCAAGGCCATCGGCATCGACCTCGACATCAAGCCCGGTGTCGGCCCGGTCGTCGAGCGCCCGATCCGCACCCGCGCCGACCTCGCCCAGCTGCGCGACCTCACCCCCGAGGACGTCTCCTACGTCACCGAGGCCATCGGCCTGCTGACCGCCGAACTCGGCGCCACCCCCCTCATCGGTTTCGCGGGCGCTCCTTTCACCCTCGCGAGCTACCTCGTCGAGGGCGGTCCGTCCCGCACGTACGAGAACGCCAAGGCGATGATGTACGGCGACCCCGAGCTCTGGGCCGACCTGCTCGACCGCCTCGCGGAGATCACCTCCGCCTTCCTGAAGGTGCAGATCGAGGCGGGCGCCAGCGCCGTCCAGCTCTTCGACTCCTGGGCCGGCGCGCTCGCCCCGACCGATTACCGCCGCTCGGTGCTGCCCGCCTCCGCGAAGGTCTTCCGCGCGGTCGAGGGGTACGGCGTCCCGCGCATCCACTTCGGAGTGGGCACCGGCGAGCTGCTCAGGCTGATGGGCGAGGCCGGGGCGGACGTCGTCGGCGTCGACTGGCGCGTCCCGCTCGACGAGGCCGCCCGCCGGGTCGGCCCCGGCAAGGCGCTCCAGGGCAACCTCGACCCGACCGTCCTGTTCGCCGGCACCGAGGCCGTCGAGGCCAAGACCCGCGAGGTCCTCGACACGGCCGCCGGCCTCGAGGGCCACGTCTTCAACCTCGGCCACGGCGTCATGCCGTCCACCGACCCGGACGCGCTCACCCGCCTCGTCGAGTACGTCCACACACAGACCGCCCGCTGA